CTGTACCTTATAGGTGCCACTCGGTCCCAGCAATGCgcacaccccgacgcacgtttcggatttgaaatccttcgtcaggggttaatatatatatattttttttattaattattttcttGTCCTAATATATGTGCACTGTATGTAATATTTTAGTTGTtgcaaataaaatatatttaattttatATCCTTGCTAGTACTTTCTTGGGATTGCCTTCCATGGTTCTGGTGATTGGTTTACACTAGTGCCAACTATAggtagtagcaatcctaaaagttaatactGATTCTCCAATGAGCATTGTCACatgacaggataaaagccaaaatcagaatctcaatttgcagatattgTGTTTTGGAATaccgcccctcatcagtgcaaagtgggagATATGgtttgtcagtgcaaagtatgagatgtgGTTTGGCTGGGTCAGactcctctcacccagccaaaccacatctcatactttgcactgacaaggggcagcacTCCAAAATAcaatgtctacaaattgagattctggttttggcttttatcctacgtcatgtgacaaggctctttgGAGAGTCAATATTGACTATTAGGACAAGACTCTttggagagtcgatattgactaTTAGGACAAGACTCTttggagagtcgatattgactaTTAGGACAAGACTCTttggagagtcgatattgactaTTAGGACAAGACTCTttggagagtcgatattgactaTTAGGACAAGACTCTttggagagtcgatattgactaTTAGGACAAGACTCTttggagagtcgatattgactaTTAGGACAAGACTCTttggagagtcgatattgactaTTAGGACAAGACTCtttagagagtcgatattgactatTAAAATTGCTACTTcctgtaggtggcactagagttctagtcccctTACTTTATTAAAGCAGGCACACAATGAGCATAATGTGCCTGTAACTGTCTCCATGGAAGCATATGCCAGATTCATGAATAAGCAGAGATGTTGATAATTTTGGCATAGGCTAAAAGGTGGGAAAGCAGCAGAACATTTATGATGAAAAATTATATAACAACTCACTCACCTTTTCCACATTTGTCTACTGTTTGGACTATTCATAGACAACTTGCTAAAAGGCAAAAACGACTTTTGTAATAACAGTAAAGTGTTATAGATCCTCTTTATCTATTGCTTCATACAGGCAATGTGCTATGTTCACACAATTGCAATCACTTTTTGTTGCTGCAATTTTCCAAAAATTCATTGAAAAACACTGATTCtacagcatttttttaaaaaacgcagcaaaaaaaatgaaaacgcattgtGTCAGCATGGCATTAAAGGGTTTTTCCAGGTTTGGGATGAAAGACTGCAGTTACTTTATGTGACTGTAATCTTTGAATCCTGAAATTGCATGCAccacatgctgtgaggattcttcaGTGCCAGTTGCGTAAGATAGAGGTCACATGGCTGCAAATATTGGATTTGTATACATGGAGTCATGTGCCGATGACTTGGTCTGactcgctcaattcacttgtattgagtgaggccatgcACATTTAGACGCAATGTGGTCGGATGTATACAAAAGGCACATTTGCTGTTACACGAGTGTTTCTCTTGCCACAGTCCCattagaatcctgacagcatgtggTGCacgcacatagagtgactgcagactttcatcccaaATTTGGACAACCCATGTAAGGAAATAAATATACATTGGGAATATTGGGAAAATGTCTTTCAGGTTTCTAAATATGTACAACATTGGTTATCTTATCTCATTTTCTCTTTTTAGACAATGAATGCAAGTTATAACAGTAATAACAACAATGACTACATCTATAATTATGAAGATTATGAAAATGATTCCCTTTCAGTCATTGAAAATGGAAGTGAAAATGAAAACAGTGTTTTTCTGCGAATTTTACAATCTGTACTATACTCTGTAGTATGTGCCATAGGAATCATTGGGAATGGCCTTGTGATCGGAATTATCGCATCCAAGAAGAAGAAATCGATCAACACCATCTGGTTCCTTTACTTGGCATCGGCAGATTTCTTGTTTTCGTTTTTCTTACCTCTGACTATTGTTTATACAGCGATGGGTCATCACTGGATTTTTGGAAAAGTCATGTGCAAGCTAAACTCCTTTGTTCTGGTCTCGAACATGTTCACCAGCATCTTTCTTTTAACCACCATTAGTTTGGATCGTTGTATAATGGTTATCTTCCCTGTTTGGTCTCAAAATTATCGCTCTATCAAGCAAGCCAAACTTCTCTCTTTCGTAGCATGGACCGTTGCATTTCTCCTTAGCACCCCTTCTATAATTTTCCGAGACATTTATTTAAATGACAGAAATATAAAATGTTTTGACAACTATGCAATGTTTGGTGATGATAATGAATCAAAAATCCATACCATGATGACTATGGTGAGATTTGTATTTGGATATTTAATCCCGCTCATACTTATTATCATCAGTTACTCTATAATTGTCTACAAGCTTAAGAAAAATCGGATGACAAATTCAGGAAAACCATTTAAAATTATATATTCCATCATTTTGGCATTCTTCTTCTGCTGGTCACCATATCATGCTATGCACATTTTAGAGTTATATCGAAATCATTTCCCACACTCCTTGTTTAAGATTTGCATACCAATTGTCGTTGCTTTGGCTAGCGCCAATAGCTGTGTAAATCCCATTCTGTATGTTATTATAGGCCATGATTTTAGGAGCACATTTTGCATGAAAATACCTTCAAGAATTGGTAATGCATTAAGTGATGATACTTTACATACACGGCATAGTTTTAAAAGTATGACACATCGTTCTTCTGTGACTGAAAAGGAGTCAATGATATAGTCCTTATGGAAACTGTATTTTCAAGTATATGGAGCATAAAATACATGTTGTCAAATGGTTTGATTTGTTTTTATAATGTTGATTTGAACAATTAAGTCTTTAGTCACATCTATGACAAttaatattagagatgagcaaCTTGAATAAATTACTGTAAAGTATAATTCAAGTCAAATTTTTAGAAATTTGTTGAATCAATCGAATTTGAACAATGTGCAATTTACTTTATGCAAATCTCCGAAACATGCCTGCCATCATTTTACACATTCCAAAAAATTGTATTAGCCAGAGAAGACTCATATGACCATGGGGATAGTTTTGTGGGCTTCCCCTTAATACCCTCCAACTATTACAGTTTGTGGATAGCAAAACCAATCTGTATGGACTGCAAAGCTTGTATTAAAGCCGAAGCAGGGAACACTGCAGCCATTTTGAGGTAAATATGCAGTGTGACAGGACATCACAGGTTCACAGCTCAGCCATAGAGATAGGAATCAAAAGTAATAAAACACTGAACAAACTATACAGATAGCAATGTCAGagccgtagctagggttttggttcagggggagtgaagcttctgagtgggtccctaaccacgtaaccttgattacaacttgatGACGCACCCTAAAAGTtgagagaacctcagcagatgactacgctgttactgaaaataatctctatataaagaccaattgtgatattaccgccatatcgtCAGTGGTAGatcccagtcctacagaacatatgagatcacagcacagttacagataatgactaacttctgacgttctttatgacagaatcgttcatttttcccatctattccatctggcccagaccgacatgacaacttcttccagccacgactcagctgcagagaatacaagaaagacacatttcacttgtcATATTCCagcaccatcaccatctattcccaacctgcacaaactcttcatcctgctgataccccagtactgagcctctgctgccgtatgtgtccctattactgcatctgctgtgcggttctctgtgccttctaaattttaAAGTAACCCTTTAAAATAtactaatgccaggtgcaagtgccctagaaaacagtgcccatattttgccccctagaaagtaataatgccctgtgtgccctttaaccccttcccgacctgtaacacagcgtatgcgtcaggaaagtcggtgccaatccgacctgtgatgcatatgctgtgtcacagaatgatcgcgctcctgcaggtcagatgaaaggattaactgtaatttcacctgacctgcagggacacggggagtggtacttcagtccagggggggtggctttgccccctgtggctacgatcgctctgattggctgttaaaaatgatgtttcactttcactttcaatcagagcaattgtaatatttcaccaataaaaattggtgaattgctgaaatattacaatccagccatggctgatgctgcaatatcatcggccatggctggagactgtGATCTGCCCCCACCACCGATCTGCCCCCACCACCGATCCACTGCCCACATCCTCCGTCCGGTATTCtgctgtcctctgctcccctctgtcctcctgtccgctcccccgcagtccgatctcacccccctgtggtccgatcccacccccatATACTTACCGAGCTCCAGTGTCCCTCCTGGTGTCCgttcgtcttctccatgggtgccaccatcttccaaaatggtgggcgcatgcctgCCGACcgacagattcattccaggtacattttgatcgctgtgataggacctatcacagtgatcaaaataaaagataataataaacccccccccctttttttccccctataggtagggacaataataaaataaagaaaatatatttacttttatttttccagtagggttaggggtagaactagggttagcgttagaactagggttagtgttagaactaaaattagggttagaactaggattagggttagaattaaggttatggttgcaattagggttagggttgcaattagggttagaattagggtttgggttgcaattagggttagggttgcaattagggttagaattagggttaggtttgcaattagggttagggttgcaataagggttgggctagaattagggttagggttgaaattagggttagggttagaattagggtaagggttgcaattagggttagggttagaattagggttagaattaggctatgtgcacacggtgaggatttagctgcggatccgcagcggattggctgcagcGAATTCGTtgtagttttccatcacgtttacagtaccatgtcaacctatgaaaaaccaaatccactgtgcccatggtgcggaaaataccacgtggaaacgctgcgctgtattttccgtagcatgtcaattctttgtgtggattccacagcgttttacacctgttcctcaataggaatccgcaggtgaaatctgcacaaaaaacactgaaaatccacGGTAAATCACCAGGTAAACCgcaatgcgttttacctgcagatttttcaaaaactgtgtggaaaaatcctgacacgaatctgcaatgtgggcacatagccttagggttagggttggaattaggattaaggttggaaatagggttaagattagggttaggggtgtgttggggttagggttaggcttgtggttagggttatggttgagattagggttagggttgtggttagggttgggattaggggtgattagggttatggctagagttgggattagggtaggggtgtgttggggttagtgttggagttagaattgaggagtttccactgtttaggcacatccggggtctccaaacacgacatggcgccaccattgattccagccaatcttgcgttcaaaagtcaaatggtgctccatcccttctgagccctgacatgccccaaacagttgtttactcccacatatggagtattagcgtactcaggacaaactggttaacaacttttggggtccaatttctcctgttacccttgtgaaaataaaaaattgctggctaaaaaataatttttgaggaaagaaaaatgatttctttattttcacggctctgcgttataaacttctgtgaagcacttgggggttcaaagtgctcatcgaacatatagattagttccttgggaggtctagtttccaaaatggggttgtttgtgggggagctccaatgtttaggcacacaggggctctccaaacccaacatggtgtctgctaatgattggagctaatttttctttcaaaaagtcaaatggctctcttttccttctgagccctgccgtgtgcccaaacagtggtttctgaccacatatgaggtatcggtgtactcaggagaaattcccaACGAATTTTATGATCAATTTTATCCTCTTgttcatgtaaaaatgaaaaaaattgaggctaaaagaatttttttgtgaaaaaaagtgctttttcatatttaggatcaatttgtgaagcacatggggattcaaagagctcactatgcatctagataagttccttgggggtctagtttccaaaatggagtcacttgtgggggagctccagtgtttaggcacacgggggctctccaaatgtgacattgtgtccgctaacgattggagctaatttttcattcaaaagtcaaatggcgctcctttccttccgagccttgccgtgtgtccaaacagtgatttacccccacatgtgaggtattggtgtactcaggagaaattgcccaacaaattttaggatccattttatcctgttgcccatgtgaaaacaaaaaaaattgaggccaaaagaaattttttgtgaaaaaaaagtactttttcatttttatggatcgatttgtgaagcacctggaggttcaaagtgctcactatgcatctatataagttacttagtttccaaaatggggtcacttgtgggggagctccaatttttaggcacaaaggggctttccaaaagcgacatggtgcccgctaaagattggagccaatttttcattcaaaaaatcaaatggtgcttcttcccttctgagccctgtcgtgcacccaaacagtgtttcccccccacatatggggtatcaccatactcaggacaaattgtacaataactttcagggtccagtttctccttttacccttgggaaaataaaaagaattgttgctaaaagatcatttttgtgactaaaaagtgaaatgttcattttttccttccatgttgcttctgctgctgtgaagcacctgaaggattaataaacttcttgaatgtggttttgagcaccatgaagggtgcagttttcagaatggtgtcacttttgggtattttcagccatatagactcctcaaactacAAACTAacttcaaacgtgaggtggtccctaaaaaaatggttttgtaaattttgttgtaaaaaagagaaatcgctggtcaaattttaacccttataacttcctagcaaaaaaaaattgtttccaaaattgtgctgatgtaaagtagacatgtgggtaatgttatttattaattattttgtgtcacataactctctggtttaacagaataaaaattcaaaatttgaaaattatgaaattttcaaaattttcaccaaatttccaattttttcacaaataaagaaaaattattgacctaaatttactactatcatgaagcccaatatatcacgaaaaaaaaatcagaatcgctaggatccattgaagcattcctgagttattacctcatgaagggacactggtcagaattgcaaaaaacggccaagtcattaaggtcaaaataggttgggtaatgaaggggttaatagtcacagtaacctgagttcccctataaaaataagtgcccactttacatttaataatgtcctaaaTTTCTCCCGCTCTGTACAGCttcccaatacacagtatgatactctcttacacacagtataatgccccctcactgtatagtgccacccacacagtatactgaccccttagtagcctccaaactgtttgatggctccaacactgtatgatggccccttcactgtaatccccacactgtacgatggctccCTCACTGTAATTTCCACACGATATGATgctcccctagatagcctccatatagtataatgcaccagatcgtcctcaatatagtataatgcactcctcataggcctactctattgtataatgcaccctcccataggcagactctacagcacaaggtagcacccataggcagattctgtagtataaggcagcaccccataggcagaccctgtagtataaggcagtacccccattggcagaccctgtagtataaagcagcactccataggcagaccctgtattataaggcagcacccctataggcagaccctgtactataaggcagcacccactgcTGGAACCTGGCCCCCtgtctgctcaggggccccatagcggccggcggcagagcagggagatcgattctccctgctctgtgcagaaagtaactgtattggcgcgctgtgcgcaccgatacagttacagtagcgtagctctgggtgggccccctctgatcaCCGGGCtctgggcgcccgcaccctctgctccccagtagctacgctactggatagcaggtatacagttagggccagaaatatttggacagtgacacaagttttgttattttagctgtttacaaaaacatgttcagaaatacaattatatatataatatgggctgaaagtgcacactcccagctgcaatatgatagtttccacatccaaatcggagaaagggtttaggaatcatagctctgtaatgcatagcgtcctctttttcaagggaccaaaagtaattggacaatggactctaagggctgcaattaactctgaaggcgtctccctcgttaacctgtaatcaatgaagtagttaaaaggtcaggggtggattccaggtgtgtggttttgtgttgtgaattctgtggctgagttcacttctgtggtcacaagtggtattgcagtctctgggcttcctccctcaggtgttttggtgagctcgttggctgccttgctatttagctccacctgagtctgtcttccttgctccttgtcaatgttccagtgttggatctgagctactgcatctttccttgggcctgctgctctgctagataagtgcttctagtttgttttctgttttttctgtccagcttgcttttaacttttgctggaagctctgagaagcaaaggggtgcaccgccgtgctgttagttcggcacggtgggtcttttgcccctttgcgtggttttcgttttagggttttttgtagactgcatagttctctttgctatcctcgctctgtctagaatatcgggcctcactttgctgaatctatttcattcctacgtttgtcttttcatcttgctaacagtcattatatgtggggggctgcctattcctttggggtatttctctgaggtaagtcaggcttgtatttctatcttcaggctagtcagctcctcaggcagtgccgagttgcataggtagttgttaggcgcaatccactgctgcttatagttgtgtgaggatagatcaggtactgcagtctacagagattccacgtctcagagctcgtccgattgtttttggttattgccagatctctgtatgtgcgctgattactgcacgctgtgttgcctgattgccagccataatagTACAAGGAGCccgccaatgattcccaatagagggaaaaaagaaatcctgacatcatttttttttcttagctctgtcttcagtcttttttttcccctagacattagagtgcttcaggacacagctgtggacatggatattcaggctctgtgctcctcaatggataatctcgttgtaaatgtacaaaagattcaagatactattgatcagaaatcgatgctagaaccaagaattccgattcctgatttgttttttggtgacaaatcctgagcttcagaaataattgtaagctatttttggccttgaaacctcattcttctggtaatcctattcaacaggttttgattattatttcttttttgcgcggcgacccacaggactgggcgttttctcttgcaccaggagattctgcattgagtaatgttgatgcatttttcctggcgctcggattgctttacgatgagcctaattcagtggatcaggctgagaaaaatctgctggctttatgccagggtcaggatgatgtagaagtatattgtcagaaatttaggaaatggtcagtactcactctgtggaatgaatctgcactagcggctttgttcagaaagggtctctctgaagctcttaaggatgtaatggtgggatttcctatgcctgctggtttgaatgagtctatgtccttggccattcagatcggtcgtcgcttgcgcgagcgtaaatctgtgcaccatctggcggtactgcctgagagtaaacctgagcctatgcagtgcgacaggactatgactaaagtagaacggcaagaacacagacgtctgaacagactgtgtttctattgtggtgattctactcatgctatttctaattgtcctaaacgcactaggcggttcgatagctctgccgttattggtactgtacagtccaaattccttttgtccattaccttaatgtgctctttgtcatcgtattctgtcatggcgtttgtggattcaggcgctgccctgaatctgatggatttggattatgctaaacgttgtggatttttcttggagcctttgcggtgtcctattccgttgagaggaattgatgctacacctttggccaagaataagcctcagtactgggcccagctgaccatgtgcatggctcctgcacatcaggaagttattcgctttctggtactgcataatttgcatgatgtggtcgtgttggggttgccatggctacaaacccataatccagtattggattggaactctatgtcggtaaccagctggggttgtcagggagtacatggtgatgttccatttttgtctatttcgtcatccattccttctgacatcccagagttcttgttggactttcaggatgtatttgaagagtccaagtctgatgccctacctccgcataggaattgtgattgtgctatcgatttgattcctggtagtaaattccctaagggtcgtttatttaatttgtccgtacctgaacacaccgctatgcgcagttatgtgaaggagtccctggagaagggacatattcgcccatcgtcgtcaccattgggagcagggttcttttttgtagccaagaaggatggttcgctaagaccgtgtattgattaccgccttcttaataagatcactgttaagtttcagtatcccttgccattgatttctgacttgtttgctcggattaagggggctagttggtttactaagattgatcttcgtggtgcgtataatctggtgagaatcaggcagggagatgaatggaaaacggcatttaatacgcccgagggtcattttgagtatctggtgatgccgttcggacttgccaatgctccatctgtttttcagtcttttatgcatgacattttccgtgagtatctggataaattcttgattgtttacttggatgacattttgatcttctcagatgattgggagtctcatgtgaagcaagtcagaatggttttccaggtactgcgtgctaattccttgttcgtgaagggatcaaagtgtctcttcggtgtgcagaaggtttcatttttggggttcatcttttccccttctactatcgagatggatccggttaaggttcaggccatccaggattggactcagccgacatctctaaaaagtctgcagaaattcctgggctttgctaatttttatcgtcgcttcatctgtaatttttctagcattgccagaccattgaccgatttgaccaagaagggtgctgatttggttaattggtcttctgctgccgtggaagcttttcaggagttgaagcgtcgtttttgctgtgcccctgtgttgtgtcaacctgatgtttctct
This region of Ranitomeya imitator isolate aRanImi1 chromosome 1, aRanImi1.pri, whole genome shotgun sequence genomic DNA includes:
- the LOC138657703 gene encoding chemerin-like receptor 1 isoform X1, whose product is MPDFQGTSKYFKKRKKTTQTANYLLDCCKESTMNASYNSNNNNDYIYNYEDYENDSLSVIENGSENENSVFLRILQSVLYSVVCAIGIIGNGLVIGIIASKKKKSINTIWFLYLASADFLFSFFLPLTIVYTAMGHHWIFGKVMCKLNSFVLVSNMFTSIFLLTTISLDRCIMVIFPVWSQNYRSIKQAKLLSFVAWTVAFLLSTPSIIFRDIYLNDRNIKCFDNYAMFGDDNESKIHTMMTMVRFVFGYLIPLILIIISYSIIVYKLKKNRMTNSGKPFKIIYSIILAFFFCWSPYHAMHILELYRNHFPHSLFKICIPIVVALASANSCVNPILYVIIGHDFRSTFCMKIPSRIGNALSDDTLHTRHSFKSMTHRSSVTEKESMI
- the LOC138657703 gene encoding chemerin-like receptor 1 isoform X2, translated to MNASYNSNNNNDYIYNYEDYENDSLSVIENGSENENSVFLRILQSVLYSVVCAIGIIGNGLVIGIIASKKKKSINTIWFLYLASADFLFSFFLPLTIVYTAMGHHWIFGKVMCKLNSFVLVSNMFTSIFLLTTISLDRCIMVIFPVWSQNYRSIKQAKLLSFVAWTVAFLLSTPSIIFRDIYLNDRNIKCFDNYAMFGDDNESKIHTMMTMVRFVFGYLIPLILIIISYSIIVYKLKKNRMTNSGKPFKIIYSIILAFFFCWSPYHAMHILELYRNHFPHSLFKICIPIVVALASANSCVNPILYVIIGHDFRSTFCMKIPSRIGNALSDDTLHTRHSFKSMTHRSSVTEKESMI